Proteins from a single region of Bacillota bacterium:
- a CDS encoding cold-shock protein, with the protein MEKGKVKWFSAEKGFGFIERENGNDVFVHFSAINMDGFKTLEEGAEVEFEVVEGAKGPQAANVHKL; encoded by the coding sequence ATGGAAAAAGGGAAAGTAAAATGGTTTAGTGCTGAAAAGGGTTTTGGTTTTATTGAAAGAGAAAACGGAAATGATGTTTTCGTCCATTTTTCAGCAATAAACATGGATGGGTTTAAGACATTGGAGGAAGGCGCTGAAGTTGAGTTTGAAGTTGTAGAAGGGGCAAAAGGCCCCCAGGCTGCAAATGTTCATAAGCTATAA